The Paenibacillus sp. BIC5C1 DNA segment AACGTCTATTGCCGATGCAGCAGGCTGATTTTGAACAACTCTTCGAAGCGATGGATGGTTATCCGGTAACCATTCGATTGCTTGATCCACCGCTGCATGAGCTGTTGCCTGATATTGAAACGTTAAAAGAACGACAAGAGCAGTTGGCTCTCAAGGCATTGGAGGAGGACAATACCGAACTGCAGGAGCTTGAGCGTGTTATCCGCAGGGTGCTGGAATTGCAGGGACAATATCCACTGCTAGGACAGCAGGACTGTCGACTGGGAACCGTTTTCCCGGAAATCTACGATATGCAGCTTGAAGCCATTTTTCGTGCAGCGGTGAAGGGCATCCGCCAAGGTTTATGGGTACGGCCGGAGATTATGATTCCTTTGATAGCTCATGCCAATGAACTTCAGGTCATGAGAGATCTGGTGGATCATGTAGCGGACCAGGTGCTTGGAGAGGAGAAACGTCACTGTCTTTACAAAGTGGGAGCACGGATTGAAGTCCCTCGAGCGGCACTGACTGCAGCTCCTGTCGCGCGTCATGCGGACTTCTTCTCGTTTGGCACTGATGAGCTGACACAGATGACATTTGGTTACAGCCGTCACAATATGGAGAAGCCCTTCCTTCATTTTGTTGAGCAACAACACTCATTGCCCAGTAATCCATTTCAGGTACTGGATATCGACGGAGTGGGGCAGTTGGTGGAGATGGCTCTCGTTCAGGGCCGAATTCGGAAACCTTATTTAAAAGCAGGCATCTGTGGCGAGAATGCAGCCGATCCGGCTTCCATTGCTTTTTGCCACCGTATTGGTCTGGACTATGTAAGCTGTCTGCCAGAACAGGTACCGCTAGCTCGTATTGCTGCTGCACAGGCGGCACTCCTTGCTCAGAAGCAGGACCCAAATGAGAACAGGCAGGACGGCGATATATCGACGATTGCATAACATTTCCATATCCCCTCATGGAATAGCAACCCTAAAACTGTTATACTGAAATATGCGTTTTGTAAAAGGAACGTAAAAATTTCAGATAAGGGTTGAAAGCGACCATGTTTAATTCCAAAAATGAGCGGACCTCATCACGGACCTTGTTTGCCGTGTTATTCATTCTTATGCTGCTGAAGCTGTCGCTTTTGCGGTATTTCTTTTTCCAGGGTCTGTCTGGCATCGGTTTCGTTACTGACGCATTGGGGGCCCTGACCGTGGTATGTATCCTCGATCTGATCGTGCCAAAAACCTGGAAGCGTTCAGTGTACGCAGGTTTTAATGTGTTGTTCTCGCTTGTATTGTTCGCGGCGACACTCTATAACGTACATTTCAGTTCGGTTCCCACATATACGGCACTCAGCGAACTGGGCCAAGTCGCCCAAGTGAGGGGCAGTATCGGGCCTTTGGTAAGACCAGAGCACTTCCTATTTTTTGTGGATATCGTACTGGCACTGCCCGTATGGTTTATCTTGCGCAGTCGTCGTGCTTCATCTCGTAACAGCAGCTACCGCGACAGTGGACTCCATTTCGGCAGAAGCCGGAGACGGTATTGGGGCAAGTTGGGTGTAGCTCTTACAGCTGCTTTTTGCATCGTGCTGTCAGGCAGCTTCATTGTCAAAGGGGAAACAATTGATAATGAGCTGGTTCGTGCCGAAAATCTCGGTTTCCTGAATTATCAGGTGTCATCTGCGATTCTGACGAGCAAAGAGAATGAAGCCATTGCGAATGGCAACATTAACGAAACCATCGACAAGATTAATCAACTGGTTAGCAAGTTTCCGTATCAGGATAAGTCTAGTCAAGGCACGGCTATCAAAACCAAATATTATGGTCAGGCTAAAGGAAGCAACCTGATTGTCCTCCAACTGGAGTCATTTCAAAACTTCCCGATTAATGCTTCTCTCGACGGTCAGGTGTTAACCCCCGTTCTGAATGATCTGGCAAAAGAAAGCTATTATTTCTCTCATTTTTTCCAACAGATCGGACAGGGAAATACATCGGATGCTGAGTTCATGTCGAACACATCCATCTATCCAACTGGAGTTGTACCCATGTCAGCAGGGTATAGTGACCGTGATCTGCCAAGTCTTCCAAAACTGCTAGGCAAAGAAGGATATGAGTCAGAAACGTTCCATGTCAATGACGTCACTTTCTGGAACCGGAACAAAATGTATCCGGCGCTTGGATTCAATCGTTACTTCGACAAGCCTAGCTTCAAGAATGATAAATTTAATGATTTTGGACCATCGGATGAGGAATTATATCGTGTAGGTGTGGAAAAAATGGCTGCGCATCAGGCTGCTAATCAGCCGTTCTATGCTCAGTTCATTACAGCATCCAGCCACTCACCGTTTACGGTTCCTGCGGACCGAGCGAGAATTACCATCCCGGCCACAATCACCAATACGTTGCTGCATGATTACCTGCAAGCGATCAATTATACGGATTATGCGGTAGGTCAGCTGATCAATGAACTCAAGGCAAACGGGCTATGGGATAACACAACACTCGTTATATATGGCGACCATTTCGGTCTTCCGGCAAATGATGAGATAACTCAGCAGATTCAGACCAATCTTGGTGTGCCCTATGATGGTAAAGTTAGCCGCTTCAATATCCCGCTCTTGATCCACACGCCGAAACAGGCGAAAGGTCAAGTCATAGAACAGCCTGGCGGTCAATTGGATATACTGCCAACGGTGATGAACCTCATGGGGGTTTCTTTGAAGGAAGAGAAATTCACAGCATTTGGACACGATCTACTTAACATGGACCATAATGCGTTCGGTATCCGGTATTATTTGCCGACAGGTTCTTTTGTGAATAATGATATTATGTTTATTCCGGGTGCGGGCTTTGATGATGGAACAGCCTACTCGTTAAAAACGTATGAACCCGTCACGGATTTGGA contains these protein-coding regions:
- a CDS encoding LTA synthase family protein gives rise to the protein MFNSKNERTSSRTLFAVLFILMLLKLSLLRYFFFQGLSGIGFVTDALGALTVVCILDLIVPKTWKRSVYAGFNVLFSLVLFAATLYNVHFSSVPTYTALSELGQVAQVRGSIGPLVRPEHFLFFVDIVLALPVWFILRSRRASSRNSSYRDSGLHFGRSRRRYWGKLGVALTAAFCIVLSGSFIVKGETIDNELVRAENLGFLNYQVSSAILTSKENEAIANGNINETIDKINQLVSKFPYQDKSSQGTAIKTKYYGQAKGSNLIVLQLESFQNFPINASLDGQVLTPVLNDLAKESYYFSHFFQQIGQGNTSDAEFMSNTSIYPTGVVPMSAGYSDRDLPSLPKLLGKEGYESETFHVNDVTFWNRNKMYPALGFNRYFDKPSFKNDKFNDFGPSDEELYRVGVEKMAAHQAANQPFYAQFITASSHSPFTVPADRARITIPATITNTLLHDYLQAINYTDYAVGQLINELKANGLWDNTTLVIYGDHFGLPANDEITQQIQTNLGVPYDGKVSRFNIPLLIHTPKQAKGQVIEQPGGQLDILPTVMNLMGVSLKEEKFTAFGHDLLNMDHNAFGIRYYLPTGSFVNNDIMFIPGAGFDDGTAYSLKTYEPVTDLEPYRSDYEHVLNLMKLSDEYVKLLPKRAP